The window GACCCGTTTCGTGGGGGCGTCGCTCTCGACCCAGCGGCGCGCGCCGGCGAGGGTGAACGAGAGGGTGCCGTACTGGGGGACCATCGTCGCGAGCTGCTCGCCCGGCTCGCCCTCGCGGCCGGCGTCGGGGTCGTCGCCCCACACCTGCAGCTTGGGGTACCGTCCGGTGGTTCGAATGTCCGCCTCGCCCGGCCCGCCGAACAGGTCGTCGCCCGCGCCGTCGCCGAGGAGGTAGTCGGCGATCGCCCGGACCGTGTTGTGCTCGCGCTCGCGCTTGCTGTAGGCGGGCTCGCCCTGCAGGGTCGCGTTCAGCTCCCCGAGCGACTCGTCGCTCGTCGGGTGGCCGACGCACGTGTACTCGAACGGGACGTCGACCGCGGGGTCGCTCGCGACGCGCTCGCAGATCTCGCGGTAGCCGTGGTCGGGGACGTGCGCGATCACCCGCGAGTAGTCGTTCCGCGTCAGATACCGCCGGAGCACCTCGGCGACGAAGCCGATCTCGTCTTCGCTCCAGTCGCCAGTGACGACCGCGTCGTAGTGCTGGGCGGGGTACGTCGTCTCCAGTTCCTGAGGCACCACGCCGATCGGCGAGGTCATCGAGACGGTGTGGCCGCGCCACTGGATCGCGTCGTGGAACTGCCCGTGGCTCTGGGAGTCGCTGTACGGCTTCGTCGCCGAGCAGGGGACCAACACGAGCGGCTGATCCGTGAACCGGTTCCGGTACCGGCTCGTCACCCGGTCGGCGAACCGCCGGATCTCGACGCGGTCCAGCGTCTCCGCGGTCGCCGCGGTCACCTCGGCGTCGCGCATCAGCGGCGTGCGCTCCTCGACGTACCCCCACTGATCGTCGAACTCGCGGAACGCGGCCGTGAGCCACTGCTCGTGGCGGGTCTGCCCTTCGATGTAGTCGCGCAGGCGACCCGCGCGGATCCGCTCGCGCACGCGGCGGAGCTCCGCGCGGAGCGCGTTCACGTTGTGCTCGGCGCAGTCGGCGCGGGTGAATTCGTCGCGGGGTCCCGCGCAGGCGGGACAGGCGCACGGCAGCTCGTCGAGATCCTCGAGGAAGTGCTCGGCGTCGGCCGTGAGGTATCGCCCCTGCGTCCCCTTCGCCCGGGCGAGCGTCGCGTCCACGAGGTCGACGCCGGCGTACGCGAGGACGGCGACGTTCAGCGGCGTGGCGACGCCCGAAAGCATAAGGGCGGTGTCGGCCGGCAGCGCCGCCTTCGCGGCGACGATTGCGTCGCGGAACGC is drawn from Halorubrum sp. CBA1229 and contains these coding sequences:
- the arcS gene encoding archaeosine synthase subunit alpha is translated as MTDHFEVHERDGAARLGELRLAEPVTTPALADPFLADAGSLWAGEREVPDGGDDALTVLPHRSFPAGTREEVRESFAVDHPDVDYPSAAVVDSESARDVGADAYLLSDASGFVGHGEAFRDAIVAAKAALPADTALMLSGVATPLNVAVLAYAGVDLVDATLARAKGTQGRYLTADAEHFLEDLDELPCACPACAGPRDEFTRADCAEHNVNALRAELRRVRERIRAGRLRDYIEGQTRHEQWLTAAFREFDDQWGYVEERTPLMRDAEVTAATAETLDRVEIRRFADRVTSRYRNRFTDQPLVLVPCSATKPYSDSQSHGQFHDAIQWRGHTVSMTSPIGVVPQELETTYPAQHYDAVVTGDWSEDEIGFVAEVLRRYLTRNDYSRVIAHVPDHGYREICERVASDPAVDVPFEYTCVGHPTSDESLGELNATLQGEPAYSKREREHNTVRAIADYLLGDGAGDDLFGGPGEADIRTTGRYPKLQVWGDDPDAGREGEPGEQLATMVPQYGTLSFTLAGARRWVESDAPTKRVRIDPFVPHGSVLAPGVVDADDDIRVGDEVVIEGPKAFAVGRAEMSGPEMVDSTRGVASEVRHVDEK